The genomic window TATTCTGAAGTATCCTATATGGACATATTACATGTAGATAGGCTGATGGATGATGCTTAAATAatgttagtactccctccgtattttaatgtatgacgccgttaactttttagcaacgtttgactatttgttttattcaatttttttgtgaaaatatgaaaatgtttatgtcatgcttaaataacatttgatgatgaatcaagtcacaataaaataaatgataattacataaattttttgaataagacgaacggtcaaacgttggacaaaaagtcaacagcgtcatacattaaaatatggaggtggTACTTGCTAATTAATCACTCTGTTCTGATGAAATGTTTGGCTGTCGCTTCAGAAAGTGTAGAGTTCATCATCTTATTCCGTGTATATGCTTGATACCCGGGGTCTGTCCTTTGTTTTGTTTGCTGAGATCGAATTTATCGTTGGAATTCAGTGGGACATTGCTAGTCTACTCCATGTTTGTTTGTACCTGAGAATTGTGGTAGCTCCATGTCATGATGTGCTACATTGATCAATCAACTGGTAAGGTATACGGCAAGAGACATGCCAACCAACACTCACAGGGCTAAGCCTAATTTGGAATTTTGAACATAGGACATGTATTTGCCCTGAATCATGTATAAATTGAACTGAGTTTGTAAACATTAAAGAAGAcctaagctaaaaaaaaaaagagagaggagaaattctaagaaaatgAGACGTTTGCACTACCGGCCCACACTGCACGGCCGCTCTTCCAAGCCCATATGAAAATCAACAAATGGGCCGTGAATAATTCCGCAAATCCACCCTCTctctcaaaaataaaaagaaaaagaaaagaaaaaaaaaacccaaacccCAATTCCCCAATTCGatcgctcgccggcgacgtgtaCTCTGCGGGTGGCCTCCGCCGCTGCAGCATCTCCTCCACCGGCGCGATGGCCGCACAGCGACCATGCAATGGTGGCTCGTGGCCGGATCTCCCGTCGGAGCTCCTGGGCCTCGTGCTCCTCCGCCTGCCGTCCCACGGCGaccgcgtccgcctccgcgccgtctGCCGCCCTTGGCGCTCCAGCGCGCGGCTGGAGCGGAAgcttctgccgccgccgctcccgtggATCTTCCTCCCGGACGGCGCCTTCCTCACCCTCCCCGACGGCGCAGCCCACCGCCGCTTGGCCATCCCCGGCGATGTCGCGCACCTTGTGCCCACAGGgagcggcctcctcctcgcgcaCAACGACGGCATGTTCTCCCTGATGAACccgtcctcctcggcgacgaccCCTCTCCCCGACCTCGCCGCGGTCTTTCATGGCGAGATCAAGTGCAAATACCCTGACACCGCATTCCAACTGGGTCAACGGAGAATCACCCCGATCATCAAGGCGGTGGTGTCTGAACACTTCATTGCTTTCTATTTCAACAGCTCGAAGGTCATCATCACTTCTGGACAGCCGCATACAGTGGTGAAGTGGAGTCCTCCTGATTCTAGCTACATCCTCGACATTGCGCTCTTCCAAGGGAAGCTCTACTGCCTAACATTTGATATAGAGAATTGTCAGGAGGAGCTCTACATCCTTGAAGTCGGCGATGAGGAGCCCATGGTGTCTGATGTCAAATGCATACACAGCACTCCTAGAGATGTGGGCGATGAAGACGAAGCATGGTTCAACCCTCACTCCACCGACAGGTACACGTTCCATCGATATCTAGTCGCGGATGGCGATCGGTTGCTCATGGTGGCACGGTGGATTAATCTTAATCTGCCGCCCATGCTGCCGAGAGATAGCAGCATCAAGCGGACTCGCCGATTTGATGTCTTTGAGGCGGTGGACCTGAGCAGCGAACATGGACGATGGATAAAAGTTGATACACTGATGGGGCACTCTCTCTTTGTTAGCGAGAGCTGCTCCGAGTCACTCACTGCCGGAGCTGAAGAAGACTGTATCTACTTCATGAATGATGGCATCACGAATAGGATTCCTAAGGATCCTCTTTCGGACTCTGGCGTGTACAACATGAGAGATGGGATGGTTGCGCCATTGATGCCAGAGACTGCAGTGACAGAGCATCTTGCTGCACATGACGGTCCATGGTTTTCGACTTGGCTTTTTCCAACAGAAACTTAAACTAAGATGGACTGTATACTTTCTTCCGGAGTTCAAGGTATCAATTTGCGATTGGCATCTCCTGTTCTAGAGTTTTGGCATGAACATAAGGAAAAAGTGTCAGTTAAACTTTTAATGATGGTTGAGATGTAATCAGGTGAGTTCTGGAAAGACTAGGGAAAAAGATGATCAGATCTAGGTCCCTTAATGAAATATGTTGCAGCATACTGTTTTGTTGCTATGTGTTTGCAGTACTTGTATGCAAATGTTTGCTTTCTCAAATGCAGGAACACGAATTCATATACAGGGTAAATGTAGGAACTTAATGCCATTACCAGTATAATGCTTGTAGGAAAAGTGTAGTGTTTCAGTATTAGCTCAAAAGAGGTGTTTGGAACATTGGTGCTTTTAACATCAAAATTTTAGGAGAATGCTTTGGTGTCTTCAACTGAGCAGGGAAAAGTAGACAAAGAactatgaaacttccaattgattttcattttttccccTTCAAATTTCATAGCAAAATTTCCTGCCCTGTAGGGGTCTCGATGGTGCAATCTCATAATGTAAACACCTCTAATGTAGGGAAGTTCCTTTTGAATTTAATCCTCctttttcctataaaattccttcAATCTATATGACCATAGGAGAAGATAAATTCCAACTTGTGTGCGGTGTGTATAAGTGCACCGATTTTTTATTCAGCGGGACATTGCACATTTGCTATGGGAACTGTCAGATTTTTATGAATTGcagatttttatttatttattttgaaacagaagAGCACAGCGCTCCCCTTTTCCATTACTGGAAACGACAATTGTTCAGCTACAGAgcaaactgaaaagaaaatcaacATTCACATATATTTTGGCTGAAAGGAACTTTCATACTGTTGAGGAAGAAAATAATTTGCTTTGAAGCAATGGCTTGGACGTTGACATCAGTCTGGACCCTATAATCGTGTTTTGTAGTTGTATCATGATGTGTTTTCATCTGATTATCTTTCGGTAGTTACTCATATGGTTTTGTGCTCTTCTGCTATTTGGCATTCTGGACAGTTTACTCCTTGTTTCTTTGTACCAAAGAGTCGTGGTAGCTCCATATCATGATGTGCTACATTGATCAATCAACTGGTAAGGTATACGGGAGAGATTATACACAAACCAACCCATAGATGGGCCTATTAGGGCCTACTAGCCCCGGTTACTGGCTTACGGCCTACTCCTACTCGTACTCGGCCTTTCTCGATTTCTCCATATAAGAAAGCTATACGATttcctctctcaaaaaaaaaaataaataaaaagaggCAGGAGCAGCTATACGATTTCCTCCTACGCGAGAAACCCCAATTCCCCAACCTCGCCGGCGATCGCCGATTatcgcggcctcgccgccggcggctcccACCGGCGATGCACCTGTCCCCACAACTCGGCGAGACTATGCCCTCGAAGAAACGGAAGGTAGAGCTCCACGCCGACGATCAGCCTCCGCCAACCCAGGCAATAATGGCCACACCAGAGCCCTGCAGTGGACGCCCATGGCCGGACCTCCCGTCGGAGCTCCTGGGCCTCGTGCTCCTCCGCCTGCCGTCCCACGCCGaccgcgtccgcctccgcgccgtctGCCGCCCATGGCGCTCCAGCGCGCGGGTGGAGCTGGAtcttcttccgccgccgctcccgtggctcctcctccgcggcggcgccttCATCACCCTCCCCGACGGCGCGGCCCACCGCTTGCCCGCCGTCCCAAGCGATGCCACGCACCTCGCTTCCACGGGAAGCGGCCTCCTCATCGTGCACGGGGACGGCATGCTCTCCCTGATGAACCCGTCCTCCTTGGCAACGACCcctctcgccgccctcgccgccgtgctccctAAATTCATCAGGTACAAATACCTCGCCGCCGATAGGCAACGACTTGTCCCGCTGATCAACAAGGCGGTGGTGTCTGATAACTTCACCGCTTTGCTGATCGGAAACCGCACTTGGAAGGACATTGTCACTATTGGATTTTCACCTCCACTTTCACATTTCCCTAGCTCCATCGTCGACATTGCATCCTTCCAAGGGAAGCTCTACTACCTAACATCTGACGTAAGGAAACGTCAGGAGGAGCTCTATATCTTTGGAGTCGATAATGCTAAGCAGATTGGCATAAGATGCATAAGCAGCACCCTGAAAGATATAGGCGAGGAATCATGGTTTGACCCTTGCTCCACCGAAAGGTATGTGACGGAGCAGTATCTCGTCGCGTCCAACGATCGGCTGCTCATGGTGCGACGGTGGATCAATCTTCCACTAATATATCCAAGCGACAGTGGCATTGTTAAGCGAACACGGCGGTTCGAAGTCTTTGAAGCCGCAGACCTGAGCAGTGGCTGTGGAAGGTGGATCAAGGTGGATACACTGATGGGGCATGCTCTCTTTGTTAGCAAGGGCTGCTCCAAGTCTCTCAGTGCTGGAGCTGAAGAAGACTGCATCTACTTCATGCATGAGGACATCAAGAATGGGAAGCCTGAAGATCCCTTTTTGGACTCTGGCGTGTACAACATGAGAGACGGGACAGTGGCGCCATTGTTGACGGAGACTGTAGTGGCGGAGCCTCTTGCAGTACACGGCGGTCCATGGTGTCCAACTTGGCTTTTCCCCTCTGAAACTTGAACTTAGTTGGATAGTATTCTTGCTTCCAGGT from Oryza glaberrima chromosome 6, OglaRS2, whole genome shotgun sequence includes these protein-coding regions:
- the LOC127775792 gene encoding uncharacterized protein LOC127775792, with the protein product MAAQRPCNGGSWPDLPSELLGLVLLRLPSHGDRVRLRAVCRPWRSSARLERKLLPPPLPWIFLPDGAFLTLPDGAAHRRLAIPGDVAHLVPTGSGLLLAHNDGMFSLMNPSSSATTPLPDLAAVFHGEIKCKYPDTAFQLGQRRITPIIKAVVSEHFIAFYFNSSKVIITSGQPHTVVKWSPPDSSYILDIALFQGKLYCLTFDIENCQEELYILEVGDEEPMVSDVKCIHSTPRDVGDEDEAWFNPHSTDRYTFHRYLVADGDRLLMVARWINLNLPPMLPRDSSIKRTRRFDVFEAVDLSSEHGRWIKVDTLMGHSLFVSESCSESLTAGAEEDCIYFMNDGITNRIPKDPLSDSGVYNMRDGMVAPLMPETAVTEHLAAHDGPWFSTWLFPTET
- the LOC127777699 gene encoding uncharacterized protein LOC127777699 → MHLSPQLGETMPSKKRKVELHADDQPPPTQAIMATPEPCSGRPWPDLPSELLGLVLLRLPSHADRVRLRAVCRPWRSSARVELDLLPPPLPWLLLRGGAFITLPDGAAHRLPAVPSDATHLASTGSGLLIVHGDGMLSLMNPSSLATTPLAALAAVLPKFIRYKYLAADRQRLVPLINKAVVSDNFTALLIGNRTWKDIVTIGFSPPLSHFPSSIVDIASFQGKLYYLTSDVRKRQEELYIFGVDNAKQIGIRCISSTLKDIGEESWFDPCSTERYVTEQYLVASNDRLLMVRRWINLPLIYPSDSGIVKRTRRFEVFEAADLSSGCGRWIKVDTLMGHALFVSKGCSKSLSAGAEEDCIYFMHEDIKNGKPEDPFLDSGVYNMRDGTVAPLLTETVVAEPLAVHGGPWCPTWLFPSET